One window of the Flavobacteriales bacterium genome contains the following:
- a CDS encoding aldehyde dehydrogenase family protein, translated as MLKVFSPYNQELIKEIPLNTVEDVERALHKATAVFNDKQNWMPAFQRVAILERVVEIMTSREDYLADLATKEGGKPLMDSKVEVLRAINGVKIAAQTINQLHGEEIPMGLTPSSTNRISFTTKEPIGVVVAISAFNHPLNLIVHQVATAIAAGCPVIVKPALTTPLSCIEFVEILKEAGLPRDWCQLIICEDELAEKLATDTRVNYLTFIGSAKVGWYLRSKIAPGTRIALEHGGVAPVIVEQDADVAELIPAIVKGGFYHAGQVCVSVQRVFVHEQFLDKFLPLLVKATNNTKVGNPLDEKTQVGPLILPTEVDRVEAWVNEAINEGAELLCGGKRISSSCFEPTVLLNPNKNSKVSVQEIFGPVICIYTYKKIEEAINQANALSFAFQAAVFTKNIDKAFSISKQLNAAAVMINDHTAFRVDWMPFGGRKSSGIGVGGIQYTINEMLQDKLLVIKTN; from the coding sequence ATGTTAAAAGTATTTTCTCCTTACAATCAAGAATTAATTAAGGAAATACCTTTAAATACTGTCGAAGATGTTGAAAGAGCTTTACATAAGGCTACAGCTGTTTTTAACGATAAACAGAATTGGATGCCCGCTTTTCAGCGAGTAGCTATATTGGAGCGTGTTGTCGAAATAATGACTTCACGAGAAGATTATTTGGCAGATTTAGCAACCAAAGAAGGCGGAAAACCATTAATGGACTCAAAGGTTGAGGTTTTAAGGGCTATAAATGGAGTAAAGATAGCTGCTCAAACGATTAATCAATTGCATGGAGAAGAAATTCCAATGGGATTAACTCCATCTTCAACAAACCGAATATCATTTACAACCAAAGAACCAATTGGAGTGGTGGTGGCGATAAGTGCCTTTAATCATCCACTAAACTTAATTGTACACCAAGTAGCTACGGCTATTGCTGCTGGTTGCCCAGTTATCGTTAAACCAGCGTTAACCACACCATTATCGTGTATAGAGTTTGTTGAAATATTGAAAGAAGCAGGTTTGCCAAGAGATTGGTGTCAGCTTATTATTTGTGAAGATGAGTTGGCGGAAAAATTAGCAACAGATACACGAGTTAACTATTTAACGTTTATTGGTTCTGCTAAAGTTGGTTGGTATTTACGTTCTAAAATTGCTCCAGGAACTCGAATTGCTTTAGAACATGGTGGTGTGGCTCCAGTAATTGTCGAGCAAGATGCTGATGTTGCTGAGTTGATTCCAGCCATAGTAAAAGGTGGCTTTTACCATGCAGGACAAGTTTGTGTTTCCGTGCAACGAGTTTTTGTTCACGAGCAGTTTTTGGATAAGTTTTTACCTTTGTTAGTTAAAGCAACAAATAATACAAAAGTTGGAAATCCACTCGATGAAAAAACACAGGTGGGACCATTAATTTTACCAACAGAAGTAGATAGGGTTGAGGCTTGGGTGAATGAAGCCATAAACGAAGGAGCTGAATTGCTTTGTGGTGGAAAAAGAATATCTTCATCGTGTTTTGAACCAACCGTATTATTGAATCCAAACAAAAATTCAAAAGTATCTGTTCAAGAAATTTTTGGACCAGTAATTTGTATTTATACCTACAAAAAAATTGAAGAAGCCATAAATCAAGCCAATGCATTGTCTTTTGCTTTTCAAGCAGCAGTTTTTACCAAAAACATTGATAAAGCTTTTTCCATCTCAAAACAATTGAATGCCGCAGCAGTTATGATAAACGATCACACTGCTTTCCGAGTAGATTGGATGCCTTTTGGCGGACGAAAATCTTCAGGAATTGGAGTAGGAGGAATTCAATACACCATTAACGAAATGTTACAAGATAAACTGTTGGTAATAAAGACTAACTAA
- a CDS encoding saccharopine dehydrogenase NADP-binding domain-containing protein → MSKIIVLGAGMVGSAMAIDLTKKHQVTVTDRSEQVLDKVKSKCNDLSTQILDVTDIAKLKSNLSSYDLVICAVPGFLGYNTLKAIIEAEKNVIDISFFPENSLDLDTLAKQKNVTAIVDCGVAPGMDNIILGYYNEKLKLTDFECLVGGLPKVKKWPFCYKAPFSPMDVIEEYTRPARYVENSHVVVKEALTDCEYIEFDKVGTLESFNSDGLRSIIFTMPHIKNMKEKTLRYPGHVEYIKVLKESGFFNTEAIEVNGQKIAPLDFTSKILFNEWKLGETEAELTVMRVTVKGINAIGKEETIVYNLYDEYNPTTKTSSMARTTGYTATAAANMFLDGLFQEKGVFPPELVGKHEACFNYFIKYLEERGVVYTKTVS, encoded by the coding sequence ATGAGTAAAATTATTGTTTTAGGAGCCGGAATGGTTGGAAGTGCAATGGCTATTGATTTAACTAAAAAACACCAAGTAACCGTTACCGATAGAAGCGAACAAGTTTTAGATAAGGTAAAATCTAAATGTAACGATTTAAGCACTCAAATACTTGATGTTACAGATATTGCTAAACTAAAATCGAATCTTTCAAGTTATGATTTGGTAATTTGTGCAGTTCCAGGGTTTTTAGGTTATAACACCTTAAAAGCAATAATTGAAGCTGAAAAAAATGTCATTGACATCTCTTTCTTTCCAGAAAACTCATTGGATTTAGATACTTTAGCCAAGCAAAAAAATGTAACGGCTATTGTTGATTGTGGCGTTGCTCCGGGTATGGACAACATTATTTTAGGCTATTACAACGAAAAACTAAAATTGACCGATTTTGAATGTTTGGTTGGCGGTTTACCAAAAGTAAAAAAATGGCCTTTTTGCTACAAAGCACCTTTTTCGCCAATGGATGTGATTGAAGAATACACTCGCCCTGCTAGATATGTCGAAAATAGCCATGTAGTAGTTAAAGAAGCCTTAACCGATTGCGAATACATTGAATTTGATAAAGTTGGAACATTAGAATCGTTTAACAGCGATGGTTTACGCTCCATCATTTTTACGATGCCACATATTAAAAACATGAAAGAGAAAACCTTACGTTATCCTGGTCATGTGGAGTATATAAAAGTGTTGAAAGAAAGTGGCTTTTTTAATACGGAAGCCATAGAGGTGAACGGACAAAAAATTGCTCCGTTAGATTTTACCAGCAAAATATTGTTTAACGAATGGAAATTGGGTGAAACAGAAGCAGAATTGACTGTTATGCGCGTTACTGTAAAAGGAATAAACGCAATCGGAAAAGAAGAAACCATCGTTTACAATTTATACGACGAATACAATCCAACAACAAAAACATCGTCAATGGCACGAACAACAGGTTATACAGCTACTGCTGCCGCTAATATGTTTTTAGATGGTTTATTTCAAGAAAAAGGAGTTTTTCCACCAGAATTAGTCGGAAAACACGAAGCTTGTTTCAATTACTTTATCAAGTATTTGGAAGAAAGAGGAGTGGTTTATACAAAAACTGTTAGTTAG
- a CDS encoding GIY-YIG nuclease family protein produces the protein MYFVYILYSSNIDKYYVGQTENLERRLSEHNTRKNLGASDWQIKYFETFENRSEAVKRESEIKAKKRRTYLEWLISKV, from the coding sequence ATGTATTTCGTTTACATCTTATATTCTTCCAATATCGACAAATACTATGTCGGTCAAACTGAAAATTTGGAACGCAGATTATCTGAACACAACACAAGGAAAAATCTTGGTGCTTCTGATTGGCAAATCAAATATTTTGAAACCTTTGAGAATAGAAGCGAAGCTGTAAAAAGAGAATCTGAAATCAAAGCTAAAAAAAGAAGAACATATTTAGAATGGTTAATTTCTAAAGTTTAA